The following proteins come from a genomic window of Brevibacillus antibioticus:
- a CDS encoding LLM class flavin-dependent oxidoreductase, whose amino-acid sequence MGKRQIHLSAYLVGTGIHVASWRLPTAKRNASIDIEYYKQLAQTAERGKFDIAFIADSLAVNEASHPNILNRFEPITLLAALAGATSKIGLVATASTTYHEPYNLARLFASVDHISNGRAGWNMVTTGDATGETGRNFSRTSHVPHDQRYVQAEEFIDVVQGLWDSWEDDAFVQDKATGVFFDPEKMHRLHYKGHHYTVQGPLNIGRSKQGQPVIVQAGASESGQQLAARTAEVVFSHVKDFERAKKFYHSLKSRLPDYGRTPDELHILQGISPIIADTKEEAEAIYEQLHDLLLPEQGLRFLSGYLGKVDFSTYSLDTPAAEVIFPEENGIQSHFEWMTELIRQKNPTLRQLYALLEGGSNREWIGTPEQIADTMGKWFAQGAADGFMFIAPILPQGLDVFVDKVIPILQERGLYRLDYEGDTLRDHLHLKKPLNRFRVRDKQLTERR is encoded by the coding sequence ATGGGAAAGCGACAAATTCACTTATCCGCTTATTTAGTTGGTACGGGCATACATGTAGCGTCATGGCGGTTGCCGACAGCGAAAAGAAATGCAAGTATCGACATCGAATATTACAAGCAACTGGCCCAGACGGCAGAGCGCGGGAAGTTTGACATCGCTTTTATTGCAGATAGCTTGGCAGTCAATGAAGCTTCGCATCCGAATATTCTCAATCGCTTTGAACCAATCACGTTATTGGCAGCTCTAGCTGGTGCTACGTCCAAAATCGGTCTCGTCGCGACAGCATCTACCACGTACCACGAGCCTTACAATCTGGCTCGGCTGTTCGCTTCTGTTGACCATATCAGTAATGGTCGCGCAGGCTGGAATATGGTCACAACAGGTGATGCAACAGGAGAAACGGGGCGCAACTTCAGCCGTACATCCCATGTTCCACACGATCAGCGCTACGTGCAAGCAGAAGAATTCATCGATGTCGTGCAGGGCTTGTGGGATTCGTGGGAAGACGACGCATTTGTGCAAGACAAAGCGACAGGTGTGTTTTTTGATCCGGAAAAAATGCACAGACTCCATTACAAAGGGCATCATTACACCGTGCAAGGACCGCTGAATATCGGCAGGTCCAAGCAAGGACAGCCCGTCATCGTGCAAGCGGGAGCGTCGGAGTCAGGACAACAACTGGCAGCGCGAACCGCAGAAGTCGTCTTTTCACACGTCAAAGATTTCGAGCGTGCCAAGAAGTTTTATCACAGCCTGAAAAGCAGACTGCCTGATTACGGCCGCACACCAGATGAACTGCACATTTTACAAGGCATTTCCCCGATCATTGCGGATACGAAGGAAGAGGCAGAGGCGATTTATGAGCAGTTGCATGACTTATTGCTGCCTGAGCAAGGCTTGCGATTTTTGTCGGGTTATTTGGGTAAAGTCGATTTCAGCACGTACTCACTGGATACGCCAGCTGCAGAAGTCATTTTTCCAGAAGAAAATGGCATCCAGAGTCATTTTGAATGGATGACAGAGCTGATCCGCCAAAAGAATCCGACCTTGCGCCAGTTGTATGCGTTGCTCGAAGGAGGAAGCAACCGGGAATGGATCGGAACCCCTGAACAAATCGCAGACACGATGGGAAAATGGTTTGCCCAAGGGGCGGCAGATGGATTCATGTTCATTGCTCCGATTCTCCCGCAGGGCTTGGATGTGTTTGTCGACAAGGTCATTCCGATTTTGCAAGAAAGAGGGCTTTATCGCCTAGATTACGAGGGGGATACGCTACGAGATCATCTGCATTTGAAAAAGCCGCTCAATCGGTTCCGGGTCCGAGACAAGCAATTGACAGAAAGGAGATAG
- a CDS encoding MetQ/NlpA family ABC transporter substrate-binding protein gives MKKVALTLLCALIAMFAGGCGKTEEQTGLTIGIRGSESRTWDFVKEQAEKEGLQIELVPFNANVNPNTVLLDGEIDANAFQHVAFLDQFNSKNNSQIVPVGSTIIAPLGIYSDTFRKIEEIPDGAKIAVPNDDSNWGRALLLLQEAGLIQVVDNFDGFGGADKIKANPKHLEIIPVDGATTPRVMKDVAASIINNGVAVEAGFLLKDAVFHESKTAKPYINVIATTKEKANREDVKRLVAIYQSKAVSDFITETYKGNYIPTQGTIEELADFKQAFKSKP, from the coding sequence ATGAAAAAAGTAGCGCTTACCCTACTATGCGCCTTGATTGCCATGTTCGCAGGAGGTTGCGGAAAAACAGAAGAACAGACGGGGCTTACAATCGGCATTCGCGGGTCGGAAAGTCGTACATGGGACTTCGTGAAGGAGCAGGCGGAGAAAGAAGGACTACAAATTGAATTGGTTCCATTCAACGCGAATGTCAATCCGAATACCGTCCTGCTCGATGGGGAAATCGACGCCAATGCCTTTCAGCACGTGGCTTTTTTAGACCAATTCAATTCGAAAAACAATTCGCAAATCGTGCCCGTTGGTTCCACGATCATTGCACCCCTCGGAATCTACTCTGATACGTTTAGAAAAATCGAAGAAATACCGGACGGGGCAAAGATTGCCGTCCCGAACGATGACTCCAACTGGGGACGTGCGTTGCTGCTGCTCCAAGAGGCCGGACTGATTCAAGTCGTAGACAATTTCGATGGATTTGGCGGGGCGGATAAGATCAAGGCGAATCCCAAACATTTAGAAATTATCCCCGTCGATGGCGCAACGACTCCTCGCGTTATGAAGGATGTAGCGGCCTCCATTATTAATAACGGTGTAGCAGTAGAGGCTGGTTTTCTATTAAAAGACGCTGTGTTTCACGAAAGCAAAACGGCGAAGCCATACATCAACGTGATTGCGACGACAAAAGAAAAGGCAAATAGGGAGGACGTAAAAAGGCTGGTGGCAATCTATCAATCCAAAGCCGTTTCTGATTTTATCACGGAGACGTATAAAGGAAACTACATCCCGACACAAGGAACTATCGAAGAATTAGCTGATTTTAAACAAGCGTTTAAGAGTAAACCATAA
- a CDS encoding methionine ABC transporter permease — MEVTSDQVIRAVYETIYMVSVSLVFATLIGLPLGILLVVTRKGHILENPLIFSILNPIINVLRSVPFIILLVAIIPLTRLIVGTSIGTTAAIVPLVIYSGPYMARLVENSLLEVNAGIIEAAEAMGATPLQIIFRFLIPETLGSIILSITTATIGLIGATAMAGAIGGGGIGDLAITYGYQRFSTVTIVATVVILVVLVQGIQSFGNVLARKIRRN; from the coding sequence ATGGAAGTCACATCCGACCAAGTCATCCGAGCCGTATACGAAACGATTTACATGGTGAGCGTATCGCTCGTGTTTGCGACATTGATAGGCCTTCCGCTCGGCATTTTGCTCGTGGTCACGCGCAAGGGCCACATTTTAGAGAACCCGTTGATTTTTTCGATCTTGAATCCGATCATCAATGTCCTTCGCTCAGTTCCATTTATCATTTTGCTGGTGGCGATCATCCCGTTGACAAGGCTGATTGTCGGGACCTCCATCGGCACGACAGCGGCGATTGTGCCGCTCGTCATCTACAGTGGGCCTTACATGGCTCGCTTGGTGGAAAACTCCTTACTAGAAGTAAACGCAGGGATCATCGAAGCCGCGGAAGCAATGGGAGCAACGCCCTTGCAGATCATTTTTCGCTTTCTCATCCCGGAAACACTCGGGTCGATTATTCTCAGCATCACGACAGCTACTATCGGCTTAATCGGAGCCACAGCCATGGCTGGTGCAATTGGTGGCGGAGGGATTGGAGACTTGGCAATTACATACGGGTATCAGCGGTTCAGCACCGTGACAATTGTTGCGACCGTCGTCATCCTCGTCGTGCTTGTCCAAGGGATTCAATCATTCGGCAACGTGCTGGCACGTAAAATACGCCGGAACTAA
- a CDS encoding methionine ABC transporter ATP-binding protein has protein sequence MIEFHEVHKSYESGGATIEALKGVTLNVHKGDIFGVIGLSGAGKSTLLRTVNRLEQPTFGRVIVDGNDLSVLSVQHLRSLKKNIGMIFQQFNLLSTKTVFDNVAMPLRLGTTSQKEIQERVAELLSFVGLTEKAKSYPNQLSGGQKQRVGIARALATNPSILLSDEATSALDPQTTASILELLTRVNEEYNVTILMITHEMNVIKEVCNRVAVMEQGAVVEQGNVLDVFANPQTETARHFVKSVVRDDVPVSVYKLLEANQGRSKILHIRFIGESSGQPMLSQVAKRFASDVNVLSGNITELQGVPFGNLIVELQGSEWEISRAYQYILQQNVTVKEIS, from the coding sequence GACATATTCGGGGTGATCGGCTTAAGCGGCGCTGGCAAAAGCACGTTGCTGCGCACGGTCAATCGATTGGAGCAGCCGACATTTGGAAGAGTGATTGTCGACGGGAATGATTTGTCTGTATTGTCGGTCCAACATTTGCGGAGCCTGAAGAAAAACATCGGCATGATCTTTCAGCAGTTCAATCTGCTCTCCACGAAGACCGTTTTTGACAATGTAGCCATGCCGCTACGGCTCGGAACCACTTCGCAAAAGGAAATTCAGGAACGCGTAGCCGAGCTCCTGTCATTTGTGGGATTAACAGAAAAAGCGAAGAGCTATCCCAATCAGCTATCCGGCGGACAAAAGCAGCGCGTCGGGATCGCACGTGCACTGGCGACTAACCCGTCCATTTTGCTGAGCGACGAAGCAACCTCGGCATTAGACCCGCAAACGACCGCGTCCATTCTGGAATTGCTCACAAGGGTGAACGAGGAATACAACGTCACGATTCTGATGATTACCCATGAAATGAATGTCATCAAGGAGGTTTGCAACCGTGTTGCCGTCATGGAGCAAGGCGCTGTCGTGGAACAAGGAAATGTCTTGGATGTATTTGCGAATCCGCAGACAGAGACGGCACGTCATTTTGTCAAATCCGTGGTACGTGACGACGTCCCAGTCAGCGTTTACAAGCTTTTGGAAGCGAACCAAGGAAGATCCAAGATCCTTCATATTCGTTTTATCGGGGAAAGCTCTGGTCAACCGATGCTCTCGCAAGTAGCGAAGCGTTTTGCCAGTGACGTCAATGTCCTATCCGGAAACATCACAGAGCTGCAAGGAGTGCCATTTGGCAACTTGATAGTCGAATTGCAAGGCAGCGAATGGGAAATTTCACGCGCGTACCAATACATCCTGCAACAAAACGTCACGGTAAAGGAGATTTCCTAA